The Phaeodactylum tricornutum CCAP 1055/1 chromosome 6, whole genome shotgun sequence region TATTCAAGCAAACACAGCGAGAGAAATACGCATTGTTTTGAGATGTGTGCACTACCAATGTCATAGAACATGAACTGTCATAATCCAAATGCGTGCGCGAATGCAAAACGTACATTGGTTCAACTGATATATAAAAAAATTGCGGTGACGTTTCCCACGGCGTTCCGGCGGCAACGTTGGGCTCGTGCGAGGATGTTGGTGCGAATAGTGATGCTCCTGAGTGAACAAGGCGTGCACGAGCTCGGCAATTTCGTGTTCGACTTCCCTCGGCACGTAACTAGGCTTACCGACGAGCAACAACTGACGCTCCTCCCTCGATCCGTCGGCTTTGTTGTACAACGAAACAAAGCCGTCTTCGATTGCCGCAGCTTTCTTGGGATACAACGAGGCCATCGTACGGCAGAATGCAGCGATGGAGTGCGCGTAACGAAGCGATCAACGGGTAGTCTCGGCAAAGGAACGACTCCCTCTAGACGAAAGGAAATGGTCTTGTCCGAGCTTGGAACTTACTGTTGCATTAATCCTGAGTTTGAGATGTGGGGGTGTCACACGGAATGTAACTATCTGACGGAACGAAACCCGCCAACCGACACAAAACTGCTAGCAATATCCGCAAAAGATACGCTTCGCTCCCTGTCAGTTTCTTGCCCTACCCTATAATTTTGACATGCCAGTCACGTTTCTTACGGGAATACTCTCGGTGCCAAATCATCCCAAACGCGAAACGAGTCGTTAAATGGTAAGTTCGATGACCATGGCGAAGCACTTGCGTTGCGTAGTGGATCGAATGTTCTTTTGAAAATCCAGTGTCACTGAAGGATATAGCGCTGGGAACGACACAATAACGAGATATTGCTGCATCCATGAAGCGTGGCCTAGGGACCCTCGTCAATGGTGTCCTCGTCAGTGTGGCGTTCCTTCCAATCGGCATTGCGTTCTCGCCACGTCCTTTGTTACTTCGAGAAGCCTTACGTAGGACACTCGCAAGCCGACGCTTGTCATGTCCGTTGTTGCCTCTAAAAGTAACAAAATTGTCGAGAATGGCGAGCGCTGATGCGTCGGACGATTCCACAGTACAAATGCCGCCTCCTCTTGTGCTTCACCACACCGCATTGAAAACACGAAACATTACCCGAGCCGTACAATTCTATTCGCTCTTAGGATACAGCGTGACGACCAAGTTTCGAGCTGGTCCCGCTCGTGCGGCTTGGTTGGAACTGGACAGAGACCCTCTGAGTAGCCACAATGGTACCCATAGAGCCATCAGTGCAGCTGCTACACACGCTCGTCTGGAACTCATTGAAGTACCGTCGTACGTGCTGAACGAAAGGCCCAATACGCAACATCGTGCGCTGGATTTGATGCAGCGACAAGATTTTCTGGGATACAACCATGTTGCTTTGGATGTGACCCGACAAATTCAGTACACCAACTTGCCCGACCTATCATCCTGGATTGCCCGATTGAACGAAACGAGTATAGAGCGGTTCCGCAAAAGTCTGCGGGTGGCACTAGAGCCTCAACAGCAAATCATTGGAACAGGTGTCTACGAATTGGCCTTTCTGTTCGATACGGATGGATGCTTGGTCGAGCTGTTGCACCACCAATCGGAACTGTCACAAACTATTGAATCGGGCTGGGAAGCGTGGACTGGCCAAGGCTTTGTCGGAGTCAATATCAATAGGGAAGAATAGGCTGGGTGGATCTGTTGTGTCACAGGGATACACACATCTCAAATCCATACACCACACGTCCATAGGCTGTTTCCGTCTTTGCGCGGACTCGTCGCCATTGAGATCCGgtttctttcttccaacgagTACCATCGGAACGACCATAAAACCAGGGCACGATGAAGCGGTCTCGAACGAAATCTTATTCTACAGCGAAACAACGTCCACTCTTGCCATACGGTGTCCACAGCCTAATCGCGCGACATTGGGAGAGCGTACCTACCTAAATACGTCTTTCTAAGCGGTAGCGGGCAAACCATGGTTGTTTGCTCCTTCCGATAGCGGTAGGGTAACTTTGGCTTACATAGTTCGTACGTTGCCACGTGCGTTTGTGGATAACTTGTCTAGCCCTCGCCCACAATACGGTAGTCTTCACTCACAACAAGTAGAAAATGATTCAGTATCGGGGCGGTGGCATACCTCGTCCCATTCCAGGCGGTGGCATACCCGCGCCCGGTGGTGGgggtggcggtggcggaaATGTTCCTCCGGCACCACCAATCCCGTGAATTGGCGCCGCACCCAGCCCTACCGGCGGAGCCCCGGGTGGGGCCATGGAAGGTACACCGCGTCCGGCACCCCGAGCCATACCGGGACCGCCCGGTGTCAGTTTTCCCATTGTTGACGGTGGCGGTGGGCCTTCGACGGCTAAACTAACGACGTTTTCTCCGCGAATAAGGACCAAGCCCAAACTGCGTTTTTCCGTTCGTTCTTCCAGCAGAGCGGCGCCACCTTTGGATTTCAACGTACGGAATTCTTCGGCTTCGGATAAGACGAGATTTAGGTGCTTGTCAAACGCAAGAAAGGTTCCCACAATTGACCTTCCATCGTGAAGTGTTACGCGGAGACGGTGCTCGACGTACCGCAATAGCTTACTTCCCTTTCCGGTTGGCTGTAGAAAACAACGACCAAAGCCGAGTGTATACGTGAGAGACAGGGTAAGGCCGAACCACAAAGCATTCCAATTCCAGTTACCGTATAATTCTTTGCGGAGCAGCAATTTAGCGAATATTGCAGCTAGGTAAAGATGTACGCATTCTCTTTTGTTGCACTCGCACTCGCACTCGCACTCACCATGGTCTTATCTATCTCGGGTAAACAGAGTGTAATTCTGTAGAGGAACCGAGTCCTCGCTGTCTCGCGGTTTGCCAATTGTAGTAGATTGGCACTCGATCCGCTTTGCGAATGACGGAGATCAATTCCCGAGCCGGTAACGATTCCGTATTCTAGACTCCATTCCCGTTTCCGACTGCGTAcattttcactgtcagtctcgAATTTACTGTGATTCACGGAAGTTCGAGACCAAATTTCTATATTTACGTGACATCGCATCACCTATTATTTGAAGAGTTCGATCCTTGTGGCAGTGTTCGGACCATGGCTGTCGTGCCTCACACTAAGCTGCGCCAATTCCAATTCCTTGTTTTACCGTTTCCAGTATACTACTCGGAATGGACTTTTTCGAAGAAGTACTGAGGAAAATCGGAAACAGGCCTCTGCTGATTTCTTCGACGATCCTCGCGATTGTCTTCCTTGCGAATCGATTGTTAATTGTCCGTGCCGTTTCAAGCATTGCCAGTCGCTTGTACCTACATACCTTCGTCGTAGGTGCTACGCACAATCCAGACGAACCGCAAATTACCGTGAGTGGTCTCTATATACACCCCGGTACGTGTTGCCATCGCAATGCTCTACGAACGTTGTATTTTTCGAACGGCATACAGTAattccaaaaggaaatgcTCACCTTAATCAACCCGTCGGCCTTCCTTCTTCCAACTCATCATCTGCAGTCAAGTCACTCCGACCCGTCTCCGTCAAATTTGCCACCTTGGATACCAAAGGATTTGTCGACGACCGTCGATACATGCTGGTAACACCGGCACCGCTTCCCGCGTGGGGTTCTTTCGGATCCCACGATCCGACCCACCGCTTCTTGACGCAGCGGCAGTGTCCGAGTCTGGCCACGGTGGTGGCGGAACTCCAAGACGGAACGCTTCGTCTTTCTTCCTTCAAATTGCCGAATGAATCGGTAAGTATTTCCGTGACTCCGCTACCGGGAAGCGCGCTGTATCGAGCCACTTTGTGGAGCGATATGGTACAAGTCCGAGACATGGGTGAACAAGTCGCCGCATTTATGCAAAAGTTGGTCAATCAAGACAATGCAATGCCGGACGAATTGAAAGATTCCGTACGTGTCGTGACGCAAGATAGGCGAGATGGCCGTATCGCGGACGACAAGTACGTGCCGGCATCGGCGCGAACATCGACCGGCAGAACTCCGTCGGTGGCACTCACTGACGGTTTTCCGATTCTGCTGGCGTGCGAAGCATCCTTGGACGAATTGAATCGTCGGCTCCAACAAAAAGGCAAGGGGAGCCTGCCGATGAGTCGGTTTCGTCCCAACATTGTCCTTTCGGGAACGATGCCGTTCGAAGAAGACCATTGGAAAGTGATTGCCATCGATGGAGTATTGTTTCATATTGTTAAAGGCTGCCCAAGATGCAAACAATCCTGTACGGATCAACAAACGGGTGATGTCACGGATGAGCCCTTGGCAACCATGGCTGAGTTCCGTGCCTTGCAACCCGGCAACAAGGATAACCTGTACTTTGCCCAAAACGTATTGTCCGCTCCAGGCTCGAACAGGAAGCGCATTTCCGTCGGCGCCCGTGTGCAAGTGCTTCAACGCGGTGATCCCGTGTGGGAAGAATAGAAGATTCGTTAACCGGGAACGCCATTTCTGCACTCTTTGTTGCTTGTTTGACTGCGAAACGCGTGGACTCGTGGCTGCGGTCGGACTCTATTCCGGCACACATGGTATTGTAACCGAATACTGACAAGGAAGTGGGTGTGGTCACGTTTGGAATAGCATAGCCCCACACATTCCACGTTTCTATAATGTGTTACTTTTTATGAATTTGTGGCATACTGTTCGTTTCTGCTCACCAAGCCAGTTCTAAAAGACGCGAGGACCCACAATGGTAACCCAGACAATGGCGTAGATTAGATACGTTAGCCAGGATAGATTGAAACGAACAAAGTGTGGGAGATTGCCTTTGCCTATGCAGGTTCCCATCCAGGCCTGTTTGGAAGGAAACGTAAACGTGACGTAAGGTAACGGCAAGCAAAGGATGGTGAGGACGAAAGTCTCGTCAAAAAAGGCTTAATTTCACCGCCGGCATTCCAATGTCCGGCCATTGCTCTGTAACGTACACAGTGATGATCAAAGCCTGCCACGCACACGTTACAGTCGGGACAGTGTGCCCCGTCCGGAGGTTGGTACTCTTGACAAAAGTCACACCAACGGTGTTGTCGAGTAACGTTGGTCCCCCGATCGGCCGACAGAAGGACCACGCCGGGATCGCGAAAGGCGGTATTGCCCAAGTGGTAGGTTACGACCATCATCCAAAGAGCACAAAGGCCGGCCGTCCCGACCCCGATTTCTCGCAGACTAACGCGTATAAAGTGCACAGACGCACCGACAAGCAAGGCGAGGACGACTGGGGGTCCAAACGTGTGTGGTCCCCGGATGCCCCAGCCAGTCTGGTACAAGAGTCGCGGTGCAAAGATCCGCATGTTACCAACGGTTTGGGCGGGAGCGCACCAACCAGGCAGCGGGTCAATATCGGTAGCAACCGTGTTTGCGCCAGCAACGACGAGAGTATCGGTCGGGTGTAAAAGTCGTTGCATGTCGTGAATTTCTTCCTCCtgttcgtcttcttcatccaggGTATCTTCACTTTTGGAGGCTTTTATTCTCGTGGGAATTTCGTGTGTTGCGGCATTGCTGTCCTCCATTTCGATTTCCAAAGCTTCGATAGTTCGACGCAGCGGGATACGACGATTCgcttccacgtcgtcgttgtcatcatCGTGAGCAGCAGTCGGTATGGTGGTCGCGGGGACGGAGTCACCCCCAGTGAGACTCGTGGATTGCGCAGGCGTCTCCGGTATCTGCGCTTGGGTGGGATTGTTTTGTTCGTGGGAGGCGGACACCATGGCACCGGCTGTCTCCGCTGGGGGGTTGGTGTACGTCGTTTCTTCCGGCATGGTGTATGGGAAGAATAGAGACGCCTGCTGTTCAAtttttgtgctttttctttgttctCGTCGAGTATATGCGTGACTACAGACAGTGAACTCTTCGACTTATTGTGAGCGACGGTTGGtcacctacctacctacctaccttTTTCTGTCTATCTGTCTGTCTATCTATCTATTGCCGCAGTTGCTGCTACTTCTCGGATCATTGTGTGGTGCGGATCGTATCTTGGGCGGGCAAGTTTGATGGAGTTGTCCAGTGTTGGGACTTACAgctatcactgtcaatcatACTACCCTCTAGCTACCTAGTCGTAGTTAGTAGCAACTACGACGGTACGAAACGAACCGATCGAACTCACCGTCCACGGGAAGAAAACCGGGCTTAGTGGTGCCCGTTGATTTGCATCACGTTTGGGTGCCGTCGTGGATTCTGTACCGCTACACAACTTGCCGTACTGTAGGATGCGGAATCGTGATATCCTTCGGACTCACAACTCAGTAATATATGTGTCGTACACGACATATACCAACTCATCGAGTGCGATGGAgagggggggggggtatTACGGTAGAGGtacctcacagtcacctACTTTCCTGGTACCGTACGAGTCCAACTTCCTCTTGATCCCAGTGAGCCCAGCGCATACAGTTAAAAATGCAAAACTACTGTGAGTGTGCCGGGTAGAAAGAGAAACCGCAATCCACACTCCACAACCCGCAATTCTTGTGTCTTGTTAGTAAGTTCGTTCTAGGTGAGTGTTGCCGGCAAAACAAGCTAGACAATGGTGCCAAAGGGCCTCGTCCCATCGCTGGCGGTCTACCGTACGGCATTGGGTCTCGTACGGAGATCCGTACGCTCCTCTACGTTGTCGAAGCCGTTGTCGACACTAACGTCTCGAGGATACGCAAAAGGGATTCGTACGAGACAGCGAGACGCGGCTCGAGCAACGTGCAATGCGTATCCCATGCGGGACATTCCCGTACGGCGGGCGATGCGGCACAGTTCCACCTCCACTTCCGCGGAAACGACGGACACatccgacggcgacgatgagTCTTCGACCTTCGGAATGCCAATGCGTCACCAAATCTTACGAGCTTCATTGGCCCAGGTCCCTGCGTACGGCTGGACACGGGATGCCGTggcggcagcggcggcggaGGAATCGTGTTCCGTGGCCGTCGCGGGGCTCGTGGATCCCTCCGAACTCGTCCAGTTCTGGATGGATGATTGTCGTCAGCGTTTGCAACGAGACTTGGCGGTACTCGCCGAAACCGAATGGAAGTCTTTCGCAAatccaaacaacaacaatgctACAAAATTGCGGGATCGGGTGGCGACGGCTTTGCAAACACGGCTCGCCTACACCATTCCGTACTTGCAATCGTCGCGATGGCACCAAGCCATGGCGTTGGGAGCAAGACCGGACAATGTCTGGACCACACGACTGCAAATCGAGCAACTTGTGGAAaccgtcgccgacgccgtgACCGTGGACCACGGAGAGGGTGACAAATTGCCGGCTTGGTCCGAGCCGCAAAAGCTGGGACTCGGAGCCGTGTACGTTGCTGCCGAACTGCATATGCTCGCCGATACGTCGAACGACTACGCCGATACCTGGGCGTTCGTCCGGGATCGTGTACAGGAATGGGAACAACTTGTTGGTGTTGCGAGTCTCTGGCCCACACTCCCGAACACGAACGAGCTTGCCTACAAAAACACCAACGAAAACAGCAATCCGTTCTACGTCGCTTCGGCCGTCGCAAGTTCCGTCACCAGTGGTGTACTAAGCCTGTTGGTTCCACAGACAGCTTCGTCCATACGCAACGGACTGCAACGACACGCCGCGAATTCTTACGCCACCAGTCCCGCACACCTCCTGTGGAACGTCATGGTGCAGATATCCCCGGCGGGCGGG contains the following coding sequences:
- a CDS encoding predicted protein, coding for MRDIPVRRAMRHSSTSTSAETTDTSDGDDESSTFGMPMRHQILRASLAQVPAYGWTRDAVAAAAAEESCSVAVAGLVDPSELVQFWMDDCRQRLQRDLAVLAETEWKSFANPNNNNATKLRDRVATALQTRLAYTIPYLQSSRWHQAMALGARPDNVWTTRLQIEQLVETVADAVTVDHGEGDKLPAWSEPQKLGLGAVYVAAELHMLADTSNDYADTWAFVRDRVQEWEQLVGVASLWPTLPNTNELAYKNTNENSNPFYVASAVASSVTSGVLSLLVPQTASSIRNGLQRHAANSYATSPAHLLWNVMVQISPAGGTGTKVDATNPRYYQATSKSSDSGAASGETK
- a CDS encoding predicted protein, which translates into the protein MPTGKGSKLLRYVEHRLRVTLHDGRSIVGTFLAFDKHLNLVLSEAEEFRTLKSKGGAALLEERTEKRSLGLVLIRGENVVSLAVEGPPPPSTMGKLTPGGPGMARGAGRGVPSMAPPGAPPVGLGAAPIHGIGGAGGTFPPPPPPPPGAGMPPPGMGRGMPPPRY